The following are from one region of the Staphylococcus schleiferi genome:
- a CDS encoding glycerophosphodiester phosphodiesterase, giving the protein MTQSRRLITRTLLSITSLIGGAAFIKHYKKGSVHRQIPEFFQHPAPYIFSHRGGMAERPESTILAFDHSVEMNLTGFETDIRISKDEKVIVFHDADVNRTTNGSGYVRDHTLAELKALDAGYRFKDLNGKKPYQNHPEAKIMTMDELLSRYPNQLVNIDIKDHPQSYEGQIAAQRLYETIKRNHAEKRVLVTSFYKVQIERFYDISRGEIAIGASQAEVTDAILKLYLGLHAWYRGRAQTFQMPTDFHRIPLVQPKLINWLNQSHIIPGYYGVNSVDAMHDLVEQGVHTIVTDRPTIGRQFLTAYRSNI; this is encoded by the coding sequence ATCACGACGTTTGATTACTCGAACTCTATTAAGCATCACCTCACTCATAGGCGGTGCCGCTTTTATTAAACATTATAAAAAAGGATCGGTGCATCGACAAATCCCTGAATTTTTCCAGCATCCTGCACCCTATATATTTAGCCATCGTGGCGGTATGGCTGAGCGCCCTGAATCGACTATCCTTGCTTTCGATCATTCGGTTGAAATGAATCTTACAGGATTTGAAACAGATATTCGCATATCTAAAGATGAAAAAGTGATTGTATTTCATGATGCTGATGTCAACCGCACAACAAACGGTTCAGGTTACGTTCGTGACCATACTTTAGCTGAATTAAAAGCGCTTGATGCAGGTTATCGTTTTAAAGATTTGAATGGTAAAAAACCTTACCAAAACCATCCAGAAGCCAAAATTATGACGATGGATGAACTCTTATCTCGCTATCCTAATCAATTGGTCAATATTGATATTAAAGATCATCCTCAGAGTTACGAAGGACAAATTGCTGCCCAACGCTTATATGAGACAATCAAGCGAAACCACGCAGAAAAACGTGTCTTAGTAACCAGCTTTTATAAAGTGCAAATCGAACGTTTTTACGATATCAGCCGTGGCGAGATTGCAATTGGTGCAAGTCAAGCTGAGGTAACTGACGCAATTTTAAAATTATATTTAGGACTACATGCTTGGTACCGCGGACGCGCACAAACGTTTCAAATGCCTACTGATTTTCATCGCATTCCACTCGTTCAGCCAAAATTGATTAACTGGCTCAACCAATCTCATATTATCCCTGGCTATTATGGAGTCAATAGTGTGGATGCAATGCACGACCTTGTAGAACAAGGTGTGCATACGATTGTTACTGATCGCCCTACGATTGGACGCCAGTTTCTCACTGCTTATCGCTCCAACATCTAG
- a CDS encoding YlbF family regulator: protein MYDEALMAVLDQADELADKIKASEAFDAYQKAKSSLESDQVAQSLYDDFLKSKVKYDEVQRFGRYHPDYQEVMRQTRRLKKAYEMHKSVVNFKRFETELQQLLDEVVTIIGTSVSENVKIDAGTPLFEALTTGGCATGASCQCHPQL from the coding sequence GTGTACGATGAAGCGCTCATGGCAGTTTTAGATCAAGCTGATGAATTGGCTGATAAAATTAAAGCTTCAGAAGCTTTCGATGCTTATCAAAAGGCAAAATCATCTCTGGAATCCGATCAAGTTGCGCAAAGCTTATATGATGATTTTTTAAAAAGTAAAGTGAAGTATGATGAAGTTCAACGTTTTGGTCGCTATCATCCTGATTATCAAGAAGTGATGAGACAAACAAGACGCCTTAAAAAAGCGTACGAAATGCATAAAAGTGTTGTTAATTTTAAAAGATTTGAAACAGAGTTACAGCAACTCTTAGATGAAGTTGTAACGATTATTGGAACCAGTGTTTCAGAAAATGTAAAGATTGATGCAGGTACACCGCTATTTGAAGCTTTGACTACAGGCGGTTGTGCGACAGGTGCAAGCTGTCAATGTCATCCGCAACTTTAA
- a CDS encoding CAP-associated domain-containing protein, which yields MKSKVLKVVAVLLLVGFLVYLFYSPKLEFDVLENPNQSTTTKKEKTPHIKKNEGENPKLTTGVGTLMGKPIQHVMDRYGIADRIYSYQKDYKCFVFKDDDRYMLFLTKHNKVKSVYVTGAKSQNETGPIKINDTASNLFNSYSINTEPQFTVKNQNYHYELSDKDIKTQSLIQFGNIYAQVFIDQQRNKVIGIRYLDKEALADINPYAQNNSSSKETDKENAKDKPSDQNVNQRLTLYELTNEIRKLNGRQPLKVNQTLEDVATVDLFNSGDAANAEFTESNLNDLVNKTDIHYQSVSQNVGYNFNDVPSLVHSWINSDVHRSRMLSKKYQEMGGEVEQQYYLLIFLEKGDEESVR from the coding sequence ATGAAAAGTAAAGTTTTAAAAGTAGTTGCAGTTTTATTGTTAGTAGGGTTTTTAGTGTATCTTTTTTATTCGCCAAAGCTAGAATTTGATGTTCTAGAAAATCCGAATCAATCTACTACGACAAAGAAAGAAAAGACGCCGCATATTAAAAAAAATGAAGGTGAAAATCCAAAATTAACGACTGGCGTCGGAACTCTAATGGGTAAGCCAATTCAGCATGTAATGGATCGCTACGGTATCGCGGATCGTATCTATTCGTATCAGAAAGATTATAAATGTTTTGTTTTTAAAGATGACGACCGCTATATGTTGTTTTTAACAAAACACAATAAAGTGAAATCGGTTTATGTGACGGGGGCAAAATCTCAAAATGAAACGGGGCCTATCAAAATCAATGATACCGCGTCGAACCTTTTTAATTCATATTCAATCAATACTGAGCCTCAATTTACCGTAAAAAATCAAAATTATCATTATGAGTTATCTGATAAAGACATTAAAACACAGTCTCTTATTCAATTTGGTAATATTTATGCGCAAGTCTTTATTGATCAACAAAGAAATAAAGTTATCGGTATTCGCTATCTCGACAAAGAAGCATTAGCAGATATCAACCCTTATGCCCAAAACAATAGTAGCTCTAAAGAAACAGACAAGGAGAACGCAAAAGATAAGCCTTCAGATCAAAATGTGAACCAACGATTGACATTGTATGAGTTAACCAACGAAATTCGTAAACTCAATGGACGACAACCTTTAAAAGTGAATCAGACTTTAGAAGATGTTGCAACTGTTGATTTGTTTAATTCTGGAGATGCTGCTAATGCAGAATTTACAGAAAGTAACTTAAACGACCTTGTTAATAAAACAGATATACATTATCAATCTGTATCGCAAAATGTAGGTTATAATTTCAACGATGTCCCTTCACTCGTCCACAGTTGGATTAATTCAGATGTTCACCGCTCCCGGATGTTAAGTAAAAAATATCAAGAAATGGGTGGTGAAGTCGAACAACAATATTATCTATTAATATTTTTAGAGAAAGGTGATGAAGAAAGTGTACGATGA
- a CDS encoding DUF420 domain-containing protein produces the protein MNVPILPTISTTCIVISAILVAIGWRLIWKRRIEQHKKTMLWAAVFAVTFFLIYASRTIFIGNTAFGGPASVKVYYTIFLVFHITLATVGGVLGLVQIITGLRDKYNVHRKVGPIASVVWFFTAITGVAVYILLYVLYPGGETTSLIKATFGF, from the coding sequence ATGAATGTACCTATTTTACCTACAATAAGTACGACGTGTATTGTTATCAGTGCCATACTAGTTGCGATAGGTTGGCGCTTGATATGGAAACGTCGCATCGAGCAGCATAAAAAAACAATGCTATGGGCAGCAGTGTTTGCAGTGACGTTCTTTCTAATTTATGCGAGTCGTACGATATTTATCGGTAACACTGCTTTTGGTGGGCCTGCTTCCGTCAAAGTTTATTACACAATTTTTCTAGTTTTTCATATTACACTTGCCACAGTTGGTGGTGTGTTAGGGCTAGTACAAATTATTACGGGATTAAGAGACAAATACAATGTACATAGAAAAGTGGGGCCTATTGCATCGGTAGTTTGGTTTTTTACCGCAATTACAGGTGTAGCTGTTTATATTCTTTTATATGTTCTTTATCCTGGTGGAGAAACAACTTCTCTGATTAAAGCAACATTTGGGTTTTAA
- the cyoE gene encoding heme o synthase, giving the protein MAKSEVISHTSGRITYKELKQIIKLGLVQGNLIPSFAGAWLAIVMSHHAFLASIPQIIIMMLGSTLVMGGACALNNYYDQDIDQVMPSKQNRPTVNDRISDRQLLLLSFGMMIVGEILLFMINMPAGVIGLTGIVGYVSFYSIWSKRHTTWNTVIGSFPGAVPPLIGWVAINGELSMMAWALFLVVFCWQPIHFYALAIKRKDEYVMAQVPMLPSVKGFKRTRLGMFLWLVLLLPLPFLMHELGSVFIVLASLLNIGWILLGLTSFKTSTNQTKWATKMFIYSLNYLVLFFALVVVISLIKMI; this is encoded by the coding sequence ATGGCAAAGTCAGAAGTTATATCACACACTTCCGGCCGCATCACTTACAAGGAACTGAAACAAATCATTAAGTTAGGTCTTGTCCAAGGCAACTTAATTCCTTCATTTGCGGGTGCTTGGTTAGCGATTGTGATGTCTCATCATGCGTTTTTAGCTTCTATTCCACAAATTATTATTATGATGTTGGGATCAACACTCGTAATGGGAGGCGCATGTGCACTTAACAATTATTATGACCAAGATATCGACCAAGTGATGCCAAGTAAACAAAATAGACCGACCGTTAACGATCGCATTTCAGACCGTCAGTTACTTCTATTAAGTTTTGGAATGATGATTGTTGGTGAAATCTTATTGTTTATGATTAATATGCCGGCTGGCGTGATTGGTTTAACAGGTATTGTCGGCTATGTGTCATTTTATTCTATATGGTCAAAACGTCATACAACATGGAATACTGTCATTGGTAGTTTTCCCGGAGCGGTACCACCTTTAATTGGTTGGGTTGCAATCAACGGCGAACTTAGTATGATGGCGTGGGCATTATTTTTAGTTGTATTTTGTTGGCAACCTATTCATTTTTATGCACTCGCAATTAAGCGTAAAGATGAATATGTGATGGCTCAAGTTCCTATGTTGCCATCTGTTAAAGGATTTAAGCGTACACGTTTAGGTATGTTTTTGTGGTTGGTTTTACTCTTGCCACTTCCATTCTTAATGCACGAATTAGGTAGTGTATTTATTGTCTTAGCATCATTATTGAATATCGGGTGGATATTATTAGGATTGACAAGTTTTAAAACGTCAACGAATCAAACAAAATGGGCAACAAAGATGTTTATCTATTCTTTAAATTACCTCGTTCTGTTTTTTGCTCTTGTTGTCGTTATCTCTTTAATTAAAATGATTTAA
- a CDS encoding COX15/CtaA family protein, with translation MFNKRNLKWLAVVSTLIMTWVQLGGALVTKTGSEDGCGSDWPLCHGAFLPQNLPIDTIIELSHRAVSGLSVIFVTWLVITAWKNIGHIKEVKPLSLISIGFLLIQALVGAAAVVWQQNDYVLALHFGISLISFSSVFVLTLIIFDLDQKYEANKVHIKKPLQVYTWVMTIIIYLTIYTGALVRHTDSSLAYGSWPVPFNDIVPHDVHDWVQLAHRFMALIAFIAVLVAYIHAVKYYPNIRTIQYGYTASFILIILQVTTGALSIVTNVNLIIALFHALFITLLFGLISYFLLLILRSNRGEQ, from the coding sequence TTGTTTAATAAGCGAAACCTAAAGTGGCTAGCTGTCGTATCAACATTGATAATGACTTGGGTTCAACTTGGTGGTGCACTCGTTACAAAAACGGGCTCAGAAGACGGATGTGGATCTGACTGGCCACTATGCCATGGTGCTTTCTTGCCCCAAAATCTACCTATAGATACCATTATTGAATTGAGTCACAGAGCAGTATCTGGTTTATCAGTGATATTTGTGACATGGCTCGTCATTACTGCTTGGAAAAATATCGGTCATATTAAAGAGGTAAAACCTTTAAGTCTTATTAGTATCGGTTTCTTACTTATTCAAGCTTTGGTAGGGGCTGCTGCTGTCGTTTGGCAACAAAATGATTATGTTTTAGCACTACATTTTGGTATTTCGTTAATTAGTTTTTCATCAGTTTTTGTTTTAACATTAATTATTTTTGATTTAGACCAAAAATATGAAGCGAATAAGGTACATATTAAAAAGCCACTTCAAGTATACACTTGGGTGATGACTATCATTATTTATTTAACGATTTATACAGGTGCACTTGTACGACACACAGATTCTAGTCTCGCATACGGTTCATGGCCTGTACCATTTAATGATATTGTCCCACATGATGTACATGATTGGGTACAACTCGCGCATAGATTTATGGCACTGATTGCCTTTATCGCAGTGCTTGTCGCTTACATTCATGCGGTCAAATATTATCCGAATATCCGGACAATCCAATACGGGTACACTGCAAGTTTTATACTGATTATTTTACAAGTAACAACTGGGGCGTTATCTATCGTTACAAATGTTAATTTAATCATTGCATTATTCCACGCCTTATTTATCACGTTGCTCTTTGGACTAATCAGTTATTTCCTACTACTTATACTGCGGTCAAATCGCGGAGAACAATAG
- a CDS encoding pyruvate carboxylase — MKRINKLLVANRGEIAIRIFRAATELGIQTVAIYSKEDMGSLHRYKADESYLVGEDLGPSESYLNIERIIQVAKDADVDAIHPGYGFLSENMHFAKRCAEEDIIFIGPHLEHLDMFGDKVKARETAIKAELPVIPGTDGPVDNFERAKAFAEEAGFPLMIKATSGGGGKGMRIVKEASELEEAFTRAKSEAEKSFGNSEVYIEKFIDNPKHIEVQIIGDEAGNIIHLYERDCSVQRRHQKVVEVAPSVSLPTALRMRICDAAVDLMKKIKYVNAGTVEFLVSGDDFYFIEVNPRVQVEHTITEMITGVDIVKTQILIADGESLHDEAIAMPRQDEIHTLGYAIQCRITTEDPTQDFMPDTGRIVAYRSSGGFGVRLDAGDAFQGAEISPFYDSLLVKVSTHAISYKEAREKMERSLQEMRIRGVKTNIPFLRNVINHAQFASGDYTTKFLEASPELFVIQPSRDRGTKTLEYIGNVTINGFPNVEKRPKPNFEHPDIPTTDTKAIAQLRGTKQLLDEKGPQAVADWVKAQDEVLLTDTTFRDAHQSLLATRVRTHDLLKIAPETANVMKDNFSLEMWGGATFDVAYNFLKENPWERLSKLRKAIPNVLFQMLLRASNAVGYKNYPDNVIQKFVEESAAAGIDVFRIFDSLNWVEQMKVANEAVQKAGKISEGTICYTGDILNPERSDVYTLDYYVKMAQTLEREGFHMLAIKDMAGLLKPRAAYELIGELKAAVNLPIHLHTHDTSGNGILTYKQAIDAGVDIIDTAVAAMSGLTSQPSSNSIYYAMSGFERKIRMDIEGHETLSHYWDAVRPYYSDFESDMKSPHTEIYQHEMPGGQYSNLRQQAKSLGLGERFSEVKDMYRRVNFLFGDIVKVTPSSKVVGDMALYMVQNELDEKDVVAQGHKLDFPESVVSFFKGEIGQPVNGFNKDLQRVILKGQAPLTERPGEYLEPIDFDALREELQEKQQEKVTEQDLISYALYPKVYEQYVKTYEQFGNVAILDTPTFFFGMRDNEKIEIEIDKGKILIIQLKTITNPDENGVRTVFFDMNGQARRIQVKDENIQASHLAKPKADKADPTHIGAQMPGTIIEVKVAEGEQVEAGQSLIISEAMKMETTIQAPFKGTIKKIHVSANDSIESQDLLIEIEAES; from the coding sequence ATCGTATTTAGTTGGCGAAGATCTTGGTCCATCAGAAAGTTATTTAAATATTGAACGCATCATTCAAGTGGCAAAAGATGCAGATGTTGATGCAATTCATCCAGGTTACGGCTTCCTAAGTGAAAATATGCATTTTGCAAAACGATGTGCAGAAGAAGATATTATCTTCATTGGACCGCACCTCGAACATTTAGATATGTTTGGCGACAAAGTTAAAGCGCGTGAAACAGCCATTAAAGCAGAGCTACCGGTGATACCGGGAACGGATGGCCCGGTTGACAATTTTGAACGAGCTAAAGCTTTTGCAGAAGAAGCAGGGTTCCCGTTAATGATTAAAGCGACAAGCGGTGGCGGCGGTAAAGGTATGAGAATTGTAAAGGAAGCATCTGAACTTGAAGAAGCCTTTACACGTGCCAAATCCGAAGCTGAAAAATCATTTGGTAATAGTGAAGTTTACATTGAAAAGTTTATTGATAATCCAAAACACATTGAAGTTCAAATTATTGGTGATGAAGCGGGCAATATCATTCATTTATATGAAAGAGACTGTTCAGTCCAACGTCGTCATCAAAAAGTGGTAGAGGTGGCACCTTCTGTAAGTTTACCGACGGCATTAAGAATGCGTATTTGTGATGCGGCAGTCGATTTAATGAAAAAGATTAAATATGTCAATGCAGGAACCGTTGAATTTCTAGTTTCTGGTGATGATTTTTACTTTATAGAAGTAAACCCACGCGTACAAGTTGAACATACAATTACTGAAATGATTACAGGTGTGGATATCGTTAAAACACAAATTTTGATTGCTGACGGTGAGTCTCTACATGATGAAGCGATTGCAATGCCACGCCAAGACGAGATTCATACTTTAGGTTATGCAATACAATGTCGAATCACAACTGAAGATCCTACTCAAGATTTTATGCCTGATACGGGTCGCATCGTAGCTTATCGCTCAAGTGGAGGTTTTGGTGTTCGTTTAGATGCAGGTGATGCCTTCCAAGGTGCAGAAATTTCGCCTTTTTATGATTCATTGCTTGTTAAAGTATCAACACACGCCATCAGTTATAAGGAAGCACGAGAAAAGATGGAGCGCTCATTACAAGAAATGCGTATTAGGGGTGTAAAAACGAATATCCCATTTTTGCGTAATGTCATTAATCATGCTCAATTTGCTTCTGGCGATTACACAACTAAGTTTCTTGAGGCTTCACCAGAGTTATTTGTGATTCAACCTTCGCGTGACAGAGGGACAAAAACATTAGAATATATCGGAAATGTCACAATAAATGGTTTTCCGAATGTAGAGAAACGACCAAAACCAAATTTTGAACACCCGGATATTCCTACTACGGATACGAAAGCGATTGCTCAGTTAAGAGGGACGAAACAGTTGTTAGATGAGAAAGGTCCTCAAGCTGTTGCGGATTGGGTTAAAGCGCAGGATGAAGTCCTTTTAACAGATACGACGTTTAGAGATGCGCACCAATCTTTATTAGCGACACGGGTGCGGACACATGATCTTTTGAAAATTGCGCCTGAAACAGCCAATGTGATGAAAGATAATTTTTCACTTGAAATGTGGGGCGGCGCTACATTTGATGTAGCCTATAACTTTTTGAAAGAAAATCCGTGGGAACGTTTAAGTAAATTAAGAAAAGCGATACCGAATGTCCTATTTCAAATGTTATTACGTGCGTCAAATGCTGTAGGTTATAAAAATTATCCAGACAATGTCATTCAAAAGTTTGTTGAGGAAAGTGCTGCAGCGGGTATAGATGTGTTTAGAATATTTGACTCACTTAACTGGGTAGAGCAAATGAAAGTTGCGAATGAAGCGGTTCAAAAAGCAGGTAAAATTTCAGAAGGGACAATCTGTTATACAGGCGATATTTTAAACCCAGAACGTTCAGATGTTTATACGTTAGATTATTATGTGAAGATGGCACAGACATTAGAAAGAGAAGGTTTCCATATGTTAGCCATTAAAGATATGGCCGGCTTACTAAAACCGAGAGCTGCCTACGAGTTAATTGGTGAACTGAAAGCAGCAGTTAATCTTCCTATTCATTTGCATACACATGATACAAGTGGTAACGGTATTTTAACATACAAGCAAGCTATTGATGCTGGCGTAGATATTATCGATACTGCGGTTGCTGCGATGTCAGGTTTGACGAGTCAACCAAGTAGTAACTCGATCTACTACGCAATGAGTGGTTTTGAGCGTAAGATTCGCATGGACATCGAAGGTCATGAAACACTTTCTCATTATTGGGATGCAGTACGTCCATACTATAGTGATTTTGAAAGTGATATGAAATCGCCACATACGGAAATCTATCAACATGAAATGCCAGGTGGTCAATATTCAAATCTTCGTCAACAAGCTAAAAGCTTAGGTTTAGGTGAACGTTTTAGTGAAGTGAAAGACATGTACCGTCGCGTGAATTTCTTATTTGGCGATATTGTTAAAGTAACGCCATCTTCAAAAGTAGTCGGTGACATGGCGCTTTATATGGTTCAAAATGAATTGGACGAAAAAGATGTTGTTGCTCAAGGACATAAATTAGATTTTCCAGAATCTGTTGTGTCATTTTTTAAAGGTGAGATTGGGCAACCTGTTAACGGCTTCAATAAGGATTTACAACGTGTTATATTGAAAGGACAAGCGCCACTCACTGAGCGTCCTGGTGAATATTTAGAGCCAATCGATTTTGATGCACTTCGTGAAGAATTGCAGGAAAAGCAACAAGAAAAGGTGACAGAGCAAGACCTCATTAGCTATGCGTTATATCCAAAAGTGTACGAGCAATATGTTAAAACATATGAGCAGTTTGGTAATGTTGCCATTTTAGATACACCAACATTCTTCTTTGGTATGAGAGATAATGAAAAAATAGAAATCGAGATTGATAAAGGTAAAATTTTAATTATCCAACTTAAAACAATTACAAATCCTGATGAAAATGGTGTACGAACTGTCTTCTTTGATATGAATGGTCAAGCACGCCGTATTCAAGTGAAAGATGAAAACATTCAAGCTTCTCATCTAGCGAAACCGAAAGCGGATAAAGCAGATCCAACACATATTGGTGCACAGATGCCGGGTACAATTATAGAAGTTAAAGTAGCTGAAGGTGAGCAAGTTGAGGCAGGACAGTCATTGATTATTAGTGAAGCTATGAAAATGGAAACAACGATTCAAGCACCTTTTAAAGGAACAATCAAAAAAATTCATGTTTCAGCGAATGACAGTATTGAATCTCAAGACTTACTTATTGAGATAGAAGCAGAATCATAA